One Oncorhynchus kisutch isolate 150728-3 linkage group LG13, Okis_V2, whole genome shotgun sequence DNA window includes the following coding sequences:
- the LOC109901359 gene encoding protein DBF4 homolog A produces the protein MKSRRTQKSTKPRLQDPKLADKGHKSASKSHAKPPCESYPAQKKPFTGKLFYLDLPSNRRAETLENDIKSFGGMVEKFFSKEIKYLVSNKREARYVQCHGRDSLVPSPDSGHSSPNPLPRPGSHRDSLKGSSQGQADMVVISRGKSFVKRVVKEQVRIHVNEILSNALEWGVKILYIDDVIAYMEKKKRNVKCTAEKPTATTAAVKKNAKGEPTQKPAFQKYKGGRIRKPFVKVVDSSRHYRPIYLAMPNMPEFNLMSAPPCSPFYVEDQEHSGKRPKVHGCLRDRGARVSASEERGQDRARRNREKKRGGYCECCTLKYNNIKAHLRSEQHKAFSRSDEYLVVDRLITTLPFNFSHVKTTQTPTTRSKYSITSLMCVPGPSIQMEGGVETKELKGGLMSLWSTTVEPPLSQSVENPLEQPRKRSRGAPVPHSPSEGEKRCSYVPDRPQPKHRSLSCKQRCRQGSPRKHPQRAGLSQTPVSNAEIDPSTLDSVANPRLSYHGQRTHTGKDGRSSFSHTEDLQCGDPAGRVKVPSSQHKVAGPSEHHKLRALEESELSQDTLAGESLPGNTGGVPELEAGDTETHTPPARTLQRRVRDYRRKRRKVEKQQTAQEQEKTSNVPSSSLLNLWQLFHSSEDMECEFRGFPSCSTPVRT, from the exons ATGAAATCTAGACGCACCCAAAAGTCTACAAAACCCCGTTTACAAG ACCCCAAACTCGCTGATAAGGGGCACAAGTCAGCCTCGAAGAGCCATGCCAAACCACCATGTGAATCTTATCCTGCCCAAAAAAAACCTTTCACTGGGAAGCTATTCTACTTAGATTTGCCATCAAACAGAAGAGCAGAGACATTAGAGAACGATATCAAAAGTTTTGGAGGG aTGGTGGAGAAGTTCTTCAGCAAGGAGATCAAGTACCTGGTGTCTAATAAGAGAGAGGCCAGGTATGTGCAGTGTCATGGCCGCGACTCACTTGTCCCAAGCCCTGACTCTGGGCACAGCTCCCCCAACCCTCTCCCCCGTCCCGGCAGCCACAGAGACAGCCTCAAAGGAAGCTCCCAGGGCCAGGCAGACATG GTGGTCATAAGCAGGGGCAAGTCTTTTGTGAAGAGAGTTGTAAAAGAGCAG GTGAGAATACATGTCAACGAGATCCTGTCCAATGCTCTGGAGTGGGGAGTGAAAATCCTGTACATTGATG ATGTAATAGCTTATATGGAAAAGAAGAAAAGGAATGTTAAGTGTACTGCTGAAAAGCCAACCGCAACCACAGCTGCTGTCAAGAAAAAT GCCAAAGGAGAACCTACACAAAAACCAGCCTTCCAGAAGTATAAGG GTGGAAGGATCCGTAAACCCTTTGTAAAGGTAGTGGACTCCAGCAG ACATTACCGTCCAATTTATCTGGCCATGCCGAACATGCCAGAGTTTAACCTAATGTCAGCTCCCCCCTGCAGTCCATTCTATGTAGAGGACCAGGAACACTCTGGGAAGAGACCTAAAGTGCACGG GTGTCTCAGGGACCGAGGGGCGAGAGTGTCAGCCAGTGAGGAGAGGGGGCAGGACCGGGCCAGGAGGAACAGGGAGAAGAAACGTGGAGGCTACTGCGAGTGCTGCACGCTCAAATACAACAACATCAAAGCT CACCTGCGGAGTGAGCAGCACAAGGCCTTCTCCAGAAGTGATGAGTACCTGGTGGTGGACAGGCTCATCACCACACTGCCCTTCAACTTCAGTCACGTCAAAACAACACAAACTCCAACCACAAG GTCAAAGTACAGCATAACCTCCCTGATGTGTGTTCCTGGACCCAGTATACAGATGGAGGGAGGTGTGGAAACCAAAGAGCTGAAGGGGGGATTAATGTCCCTCTGGTCTACTACAGTGGAGCCCCCTCTCTCCCAGAGTGTGGAAAACCCCTTGGAACAGCCTCGGAAGCGCAGCCGAGGAGCCCCTGTTCCCCACAGCCCCAGCGAGGGTGAGAAGAGGTGCTCTTACGTCCCAGACAGACCCCAGCCCAAGCACAGATCCCTGTCCTGCAAACAACGCTGCCGACAGGGATCCCCCCGCAAGCACCCCCAGAGGGCTGGGCTGAGTCAGACACCTGTGTCTAATGCTGAAATAGACCCTTCTACCCTTGACTCTGTCGCTAACCCCAGACTTTCCTATCATGGCCAGAGAACTCACACAGGCAAAGATGGCCGCTCTTCATTTAGTCACACAGAGGATTTACAATGTGGCGATCCAGCTGGACGTGTGAAGGTCCCTTCCAGTCAGCACAAGGTGGCAGGGCCTTCAGAACACCACAAGCTCAGAGCTTTAGAGGAGAGTGAACTGAGTCAGGATACGTTGGCTGGAGAAAGTCTTCCCGGGAATACTGGGGGTGTTCCGGAGCTCGAGGCAGgagacacggagacacacaccccTCCTGCCAGGACGTTACAGAGGAGGGTCAGGGATTACAGACGGAAGAGAAGGAAAGTTGAGAAGCAGCAGACTGCTCAGGAGCAGGAAAAAACGAGCAATGTTCCCAGCAGCTCTCTGCTGAACCTCTGGCAACTGTTCCACTCCAGTGAGGACATGGAGTGTGAGTTCAGAGGCTTTCCCAGCTGTTCGACTCCAGTGAGGACATAG
- the slc25a40 gene encoding mitochondrial glutathione transporter SLC25A40 isoform X1, which yields MSGNSGKNPVPVDTNGITPFQQMLASCSGALLTSLFVTPLDVVKIRLQAQKSPFPKGKCFVYCNGLMDHTCVCTNGNSKAWYKAPGHFNGTLDAFIKIVRREGIKSLWSGLPPTLIMAVPATVIYFTCYDQLRAALRVRMGSHAEEAPLLAGALARVGSVTVISPLELIRTKMQSQRSSYRELSEVIHSAVRNEGWRSLWRGWGPTLLRDVPFSAMYWYNYEKGKAWLCKHNNVREPTFAITFISGAVSGSIASIVTLPFDVVKTRRQVEIGELQAMNLSSKASSSTLSVMTKIVAENGVGGLFVGFLPRVIKVAPACAIMISCYEFGKAFFRKHNQERLLTSTT from the exons ATGAGTGGTAATTCTGGTAAAAATCCTGTGCCCGTCGACACCAATGGCATTACTCCATTTCAACAGATGTTGGCTTCCTGCTCAGGGGCTCTCCTGACGTCATTGTTTG TCACACCTCTGGATGTTGTCAAGATCAGACTCCAGGCTCAGAAAAGTCCTTTTCCCAAAG GGAAATGCTTTGTGTACTGCAATGGCCTGATGGACCATACCTGTGTGTGTACGAACGGCAACTCCAAGGCCTGGTACAAGGCCCCCGGCCACTTCAACGGCACTCTG GATGCCTTTATTAAGATAGTCCGCAGGGAAGGTATCAAGTCGTTATGGAGCGGCCTTCCTCCAACCCT TATCATGGCGGTCCCGGCGACAGTGATCTACTTCACGTGTTACGACCAACTGCGTGCTGCCCTGAGGGTCAGGATGGGGTCACACGCTGAGGAGGCGCCTCTACTAGCAGGCGCCCTCGCCAGAG TGGGCTCTGTGACAGTGATCAGTCCGTTGGAGCTGATCCGTACTAAGATGCAGTCCCAGAGAAGTTCGTACAGGGAGCTGAGTGAGGTTATCCACTCTGCAGTACGCAACGAGGGCTGGCGGTCTCTCTGGAGGGGCTGGGGACCCACACTGCTTAGAGACGTGCCCTTCTCAG CCATGTACTGGTATAACTATGAGAAGGGGAAGGCGTGGCTGTGTAAGCACAACAACGTCAGAGAGCCAACGTTTGCCATCACCTTCATATCCGGAGCGGTGTCTGGATCA ATCGCTTCCATAGTAACTCTTCCCTTCGACGTCGTGAAGACCAGGAGGCAGGTGGAGATAGGGGAACTCCAGGCTATGAATT TGTCGTCCAaggcctcctcctccactctcagtGTGATGACCAAGATTGTGGCTGAGAACGGAGTGGGTGGACTGTTTGTAG GTTTCCTTCCCAGGGTGATCAAGGTGGCCCCAGCCTGTGCCATTATGATCAGCTGTTATGAGTTTGGGAAAGCCTTCTTCCGCAAGCACAACCAGGAGAGGCTGCTGACCAGCACCACCTGA
- the slc25a40 gene encoding mitochondrial glutathione transporter SLC25A40 isoform X2, with amino-acid sequence MLASCSGALLTSLFVTPLDVVKIRLQAQKSPFPKGKCFVYCNGLMDHTCVCTNGNSKAWYKAPGHFNGTLDAFIKIVRREGIKSLWSGLPPTLIMAVPATVIYFTCYDQLRAALRVRMGSHAEEAPLLAGALARVGSVTVISPLELIRTKMQSQRSSYRELSEVIHSAVRNEGWRSLWRGWGPTLLRDVPFSAMYWYNYEKGKAWLCKHNNVREPTFAITFISGAVSGSIASIVTLPFDVVKTRRQVEIGELQAMNLSSKASSSTLSVMTKIVAENGVGGLFVGFLPRVIKVAPACAIMISCYEFGKAFFRKHNQERLLTSTT; translated from the exons ATGTTGGCTTCCTGCTCAGGGGCTCTCCTGACGTCATTGTTTG TCACACCTCTGGATGTTGTCAAGATCAGACTCCAGGCTCAGAAAAGTCCTTTTCCCAAAG GGAAATGCTTTGTGTACTGCAATGGCCTGATGGACCATACCTGTGTGTGTACGAACGGCAACTCCAAGGCCTGGTACAAGGCCCCCGGCCACTTCAACGGCACTCTG GATGCCTTTATTAAGATAGTCCGCAGGGAAGGTATCAAGTCGTTATGGAGCGGCCTTCCTCCAACCCT TATCATGGCGGTCCCGGCGACAGTGATCTACTTCACGTGTTACGACCAACTGCGTGCTGCCCTGAGGGTCAGGATGGGGTCACACGCTGAGGAGGCGCCTCTACTAGCAGGCGCCCTCGCCAGAG TGGGCTCTGTGACAGTGATCAGTCCGTTGGAGCTGATCCGTACTAAGATGCAGTCCCAGAGAAGTTCGTACAGGGAGCTGAGTGAGGTTATCCACTCTGCAGTACGCAACGAGGGCTGGCGGTCTCTCTGGAGGGGCTGGGGACCCACACTGCTTAGAGACGTGCCCTTCTCAG CCATGTACTGGTATAACTATGAGAAGGGGAAGGCGTGGCTGTGTAAGCACAACAACGTCAGAGAGCCAACGTTTGCCATCACCTTCATATCCGGAGCGGTGTCTGGATCA ATCGCTTCCATAGTAACTCTTCCCTTCGACGTCGTGAAGACCAGGAGGCAGGTGGAGATAGGGGAACTCCAGGCTATGAATT TGTCGTCCAaggcctcctcctccactctcagtGTGATGACCAAGATTGTGGCTGAGAACGGAGTGGGTGGACTGTTTGTAG GTTTCCTTCCCAGGGTGATCAAGGTGGCCCCAGCCTGTGCCATTATGATCAGCTGTTATGAGTTTGGGAAAGCCTTCTTCCGCAAGCACAACCAGGAGAGGCTGCTGACCAGCACCACCTGA